A portion of the Lolium rigidum isolate FL_2022 chromosome 1, APGP_CSIRO_Lrig_0.1, whole genome shotgun sequence genome contains these proteins:
- the LOC124660629 gene encoding uncharacterized protein LOC124660629: MAPPGSRRWAYVRIMAGTILGGGLGFYVMHRIETSYKAKMEERLQRYEAHMLAKAKEAQDEGPREDQAQRLPDL, from the exons ATGGCGCCGCCCGGTTCGCGCCGGTGGGCGTACGTGCGGATCATGGCCGGCACCATcctcggcggcggcctcggcTTCTACGTCATGCACCGCATCGAGACCTCCTACAAG GCCAAGATGGAGGAGAGGCTGCAGAGGTACGAGGCGCACATGCTCGCCAAGGCCAAGGAGGCGCAGGACGAGGGGCCCCGCGAGGACCAGGCGCAGCGCTTGCCGGACTTGTGA
- the LOC124683992 gene encoding aspartic proteinase nepenthesin-1-like: MKDLAALKLLPCLLFLAIVFACQPCTWATSAALRADLTHVDSGRGFTNGELLRRMAARSTARAASLRYSSSARPGDASKAEAVTVPMARGNTDTEYYGSEYLIHFGIGTPRPQPVALALDTGSDLIWTQCGCIVCFDQPLPLVDTSASATVRGLSCTDPLCRSGGGLPLSGCAADDNVCFYVYAYADQTVTTGKIMEDTFTFQAPNGTGVAAVPSLRFGCGVYNTGSFISNESGVAGFARGPLSLPSQLKVTSFSYCLTAIADGTTSPVFLGTMDSLQAQATGPIQSTPFAPGPAGSLFYYLSLQGITVGKTRLPFNASVFAIKDDGSGGTIIDSGTSITNFPQAVFESLQEAFVSQMPLPVANNSDGRLCFAAISSSSSTAADTTKVRVPKLILHLDGADWDIPRENYMLHVQDVDGTGAGDGLCLVIDSSGVDDGFTIIGNFQQQNTHIVYDLEANKMSFAPARCNKL, translated from the coding sequence ATGAAAGATCTGGCAGCGTTGAAGCTTTTACCCTGCCTTCTTTTCCTAGCTATCGTGTTCGCCTGTCAGCCCTGCACCTGGGCGACCAGCGCCGCCTTGCGCGCCGACCTCACGCACGTCGACAGCGGGCGTGGCTTCACCAACGGCGAGCTGCTCCGCCGGATGGCTGCTCGTTCGACGGCACGAGCGGCCAGCCTGCGGTATTCTTCATCCGCCCGCCCCGGCGACGCCAGCAAGGCTGAGGCGGTGACCGTGCCGATGGCTCGCGGCAACACCGACACGGAGTACTACGGTTCCGAGTACCTCATCCACTTCGGTATCGGCACGCCGAGGCCGCAGCCGGTGGCGCTGGCGTTGGACACCGGCAGCGACCTAATCTGGACGCAGTGCGGGTGCATCGTCTGCTTCGACCAGCCGCTCCCTCTGGTGGACACCTCTGCCTCCGCCACCGTCCGTGGCCTCTCTTGCACCGACCCTCTCTGCCGGAGCGGAGGAGGCCTCCCGCTCTCCGGGTGCGCCGCCGACGACAACGTTTGCTTCTACGTCTACGCCTACGCCGACCAAACGGTCACGACGGGCAAGATCATGGAGGACACCTTCACGTTCCAGGCGCCAAACGGCACGGGCGTCGCCGCCGTGCCGAGCCTCCGCTTCGGATGTGGCGTGTACAACACCGGCAGCTTCATATCCAACGAGTCGGGCGTCGCCGGCTTCGCCCGTGGGCCGCTGTCGCTGCCTTCGCAGCTCAAAGTCACCAGCTTCTCGTATTGCCTCACGGCCATAGCAGATGGCACGACCAGCCCGGTGTTCCTGGGCACGATGGACAGCCTCCAAGCGCAGGCCACGGGGCCCATCCAGTCCACCCCGTTCGCCCCAGGCCCCGCGGGCAGCTTGTTCTACTACCTTTCGCTCCAAGGGATCACCGTCGGCAAGACGCGACTGCCCTTCAACGCCTCCGTCTTCGCGATCAAGGACGACGGCTCGGGCGGGACCATCATCGACTCCGGCACATCCATCACCAACTTCCCGCAGGCCGTGTTCGAAAGCCTCCAGGAGGCGTTCGTGTCGCAGATGCCGCTGCCCGTCGCAAACAACTCCGACGGCAGGCTGTGCTTCGCCGCcatctcctcttcgtcctccactgCGGCGGACACGACCAAAGTGCGTGTGCCCAAGCTCATCCTCCACCTGGACGGCGCCGACTGGGACATCCCGCGGGAGAATTACATGCTGCACGTCCAAGACGTTGACGGCACCGGCGCCGGCGACGGGCTGTGCCTGGTCATCGATTCGTCAGGCGTCGACGACGGCTTCACCATCATAGGCAACTTCCAGCAGCAGAACACCCACATCGTCTACGACCTCGAAGCCAATAAGATGAGCTTCGCGCCCGCACGCTGCAACAAGCTCTGA